One window of Triticum dicoccoides isolate Atlit2015 ecotype Zavitan chromosome 5A, WEW_v2.0, whole genome shotgun sequence genomic DNA carries:
- the LOC119297964 gene encoding uncharacterized protein LOC119297964 isoform X1, translating to MNPKELFGLFVGKERGEAIQDLEISLRAKVSLLFSLCCCHCNWTGAGLVVSCFPLQGSLTQAEDATLRKFSTAADVAYAASSTFFTLPLCFSINKAHKLLAIPPPHRLLTLAYSAGGACVLGKLTYYQCHYGFALNILNDGEERMKMELANIILTKHSNEKSLVKAVKRHFIAEHLFRYQHQDGPLFSWRQRHSYVDSSFVEREKEECIAKNYHITGYRYKKLPFF from the exons ATGAATCCCAAGGAGCTCTTCGGGCTTTTCGTCGGAAAG GAGCGTGGGGAGGCCATTCAGGATCTGGAGATCTCCCTGCGGGCCAAGGTTTCGCTCCTGTTTTCACTTTGTTGCTGCCACTGTAACTGGACTGGTGCTGGACTGGTGGTTTCTTGCTTCCCTTTGCAGGGATCGCTCACACAGGCGGAGGACGCCACGCTGCGGAAATTCAGCACCGCCGCCGACGTGGCCTACGCTGCGAGCTCTACGTTCTTCACTCTTCCTCTCTGTTTTTCCATAAATAAAG CACATAAATTGCTTGCTATTCCACCTCCGCATAGATTACTGACGTTGGCATACTCTGCTG GCGGTGCTTGCGTGCTCGGGAAGTTGACATATTATCAGTGCCATTATGGATTTGCTTTAAATATTTTGAACGATGGTGAAGAACGCATGAAGATGGAGCTAGCTAACAT AATACTTACTAAGCATAGCAACGAAAAATCACTGGTTAAAGCTGTTAAAAGGCACTTCATAGCTGAGCATCTGTTCAGATATCAGCATCAAGATGGTCCACTTTTCAGCTGGCGCCAACGCCATTCATATGTGGATAGCAGTTTTGTGGAAAGGGAGAAGGAGGAGTGTatagcaaaaaactaccacattacagGCTATCGCTACAAAAAACTaccgtttttttaa
- the LOC119297964 gene encoding uncharacterized protein LOC119297964 isoform X2 codes for MNPKELFGLFVGKERGEAIQDLEISLRAKGSLTQAEDATLRKFSTAADVAYAASSTFFTLPLCFSINKAHKLLAIPPPHRLLTLAYSAGGACVLGKLTYYQCHYGFALNILNDGEERMKMELANIILTKHSNEKSLVKAVKRHFIAEHLFRYQHQDGPLFSWRQRHSYVDSSFVEREKEECIAKNYHITGYRYKKLPFF; via the exons ATGAATCCCAAGGAGCTCTTCGGGCTTTTCGTCGGAAAG GAGCGTGGGGAGGCCATTCAGGATCTGGAGATCTCCCTGCGGGCCAAG GGATCGCTCACACAGGCGGAGGACGCCACGCTGCGGAAATTCAGCACCGCCGCCGACGTGGCCTACGCTGCGAGCTCTACGTTCTTCACTCTTCCTCTCTGTTTTTCCATAAATAAAG CACATAAATTGCTTGCTATTCCACCTCCGCATAGATTACTGACGTTGGCATACTCTGCTG GCGGTGCTTGCGTGCTCGGGAAGTTGACATATTATCAGTGCCATTATGGATTTGCTTTAAATATTTTGAACGATGGTGAAGAACGCATGAAGATGGAGCTAGCTAACAT AATACTTACTAAGCATAGCAACGAAAAATCACTGGTTAAAGCTGTTAAAAGGCACTTCATAGCTGAGCATCTGTTCAGATATCAGCATCAAGATGGTCCACTTTTCAGCTGGCGCCAACGCCATTCATATGTGGATAGCAGTTTTGTGGAAAGGGAGAAGGAGGAGTGTatagcaaaaaactaccacattacagGCTATCGCTACAAAAAACTaccgtttttttaa
- the LOC119303036 gene encoding DNA repair protein recA homolog 1, chloroplastic-like isoform X1: MATAAAAAARFTPAILPRPRRRVPAPCASASSASGRGNRRLRCEFVASVGNGALSGEDDPRLIDRQKALDAAMTDINNSFGKGSVTRLGSAGGAFVETFPSGCLTLDFALGGGLPKGRVVEVYGPESSGKTTLALHAIAEIQKLGGNAMLVDAEHAFDPAYSKALGVDIENLIVCQPDNGEMALEIADRMCRSGAIDLICIDSVSALTPRAEIEGEIGMQQMGLQARLMSQALRKMSGNASKAGCTLMFLNQIRYKIGVFYGNPEVTSGGIALKFFASVRLEIRHIGKIKSAKGDEDIGVKVRVRVQKSKVSRPYKQAEFEIMFGEGVSKLGCILDCAELMEVVAKKGSWYSYKDIRLGQGREKALQYLRENPTVCDEIEKVVRAMIPEGTRHMAMLAFGQSSSQPEEEEVYDD; the protein is encoded by the exons atggccacagccgccgccgccgccgcacgtttCACCCCGGCCATCCTGCCCCGTCCCCGCAGGAGGGTCCCCGCGCCGTGCGCCTCAGCGAGCAGCGCCTCCGGACGCGGCAACCGCCGTCTGCGCTGTGAGTTCGTTGCCAGCGTCGGGAACGGCGCGCTCTCCGGCGAGGACGACCCTCGACTGATAGACCGC CAAAAAGCTCTTGATGCAGCAATGACTGACATAAACAATTCTTTTGGAAAAGGAAGCGTTACAAGATTAGGCAGTGCTGGTGGTGCTTTTGT TGAGACTTTCCCGAGTGGTTGCTTAACACTAGATTTTGCTTTGGGCGGTGGCCTTCCAAAAGGAAGAGTAGTAGAG GTGTATGGTCCAGAAagcagtggaaagaccactctagcTCTGCATGCCATTGCTGAAATACAG AAGCTAGGAGGAAATGCCATGCTTGTTGATGCAGAGCATGCTTTTGATCCAGCTTATTCAAAAGCACTTGGGGTAGATATTGAAAATCTGATTGTCTGCCAGCCTGACAATGGAGAGATGGCACTAGAAA TTGCGGACCGCATGTGCAGATCTGGAGCAATAGATCTCATCTGTATTGATTCAGTATCAGCTCTCACTCCACGTGCAGAAATTGAA GGTGAGATAGGGATGCAGCAGATGGGTTTACAAGCTCGTCTGATGAGTCAAGCATTGAGAAAGATGTCAGGCAATGCCTCAAAGGCTGGTTGTACTCTAATGTTCTTGAATCAAATAAGATACAAG ATTGGGGTATTCTATGGGAACCCTGAAGTCACTAGTGGAGGGATAGCTTTGAAGTTCTTCGCATCAGTTCGCCTAGAGATACGACACATTGGGAAGATAAAATCT GCCAAGGGAGATGAAGATATTGGTGTCAAGGTCCGTGTCAGAGTGCAGAAGAGTAAA GTATCCAGGCCCTACAAGCAAGCTGAATTCGAGATCATGTTTGGGGAGGGTGTTAGTAAATTG GGTTGCATTCTTGattgtgctgagctgatggaaGTTGTTGCAAAGAAGGGTTCATGGTATAGTTACAAAGATATAAG ACTGGGTCAAGGTAGAGAAAAGGCACTGCAGTATCTCCGGGAGAATCCAACCGTCTGCGATGAGATAGAAAAG GTAGTCCGAGCCATGATACCAGAAGGAACCAGGCATATGGCCATGCTAGCTTTCGGGCAGTCATCGTCGCAACCTGAGGAGGAAGAAGTATATGATGACTGA
- the LOC119303036 gene encoding DNA repair protein recA homolog 1, chloroplastic-like isoform X2 — protein sequence MTDINNSFGKGSVTRLGSAGGAFVETFPSGCLTLDFALGGGLPKGRVVEVYGPESSGKTTLALHAIAEIQKLGGNAMLVDAEHAFDPAYSKALGVDIENLIVCQPDNGEMALEIADRMCRSGAIDLICIDSVSALTPRAEIEGEIGMQQMGLQARLMSQALRKMSGNASKAGCTLMFLNQIRYKIGVFYGNPEVTSGGIALKFFASVRLEIRHIGKIKSAKGDEDIGVKVRVRVQKSKVSRPYKQAEFEIMFGEGVSKLGCILDCAELMEVVAKKGSWYSYKDIRLGQGREKALQYLRENPTVCDEIEKVVRAMIPEGTRHMAMLAFGQSSSQPEEEEVYDD from the exons ATGACTGACATAAACAATTCTTTTGGAAAAGGAAGCGTTACAAGATTAGGCAGTGCTGGTGGTGCTTTTGT TGAGACTTTCCCGAGTGGTTGCTTAACACTAGATTTTGCTTTGGGCGGTGGCCTTCCAAAAGGAAGAGTAGTAGAG GTGTATGGTCCAGAAagcagtggaaagaccactctagcTCTGCATGCCATTGCTGAAATACAG AAGCTAGGAGGAAATGCCATGCTTGTTGATGCAGAGCATGCTTTTGATCCAGCTTATTCAAAAGCACTTGGGGTAGATATTGAAAATCTGATTGTCTGCCAGCCTGACAATGGAGAGATGGCACTAGAAA TTGCGGACCGCATGTGCAGATCTGGAGCAATAGATCTCATCTGTATTGATTCAGTATCAGCTCTCACTCCACGTGCAGAAATTGAA GGTGAGATAGGGATGCAGCAGATGGGTTTACAAGCTCGTCTGATGAGTCAAGCATTGAGAAAGATGTCAGGCAATGCCTCAAAGGCTGGTTGTACTCTAATGTTCTTGAATCAAATAAGATACAAG ATTGGGGTATTCTATGGGAACCCTGAAGTCACTAGTGGAGGGATAGCTTTGAAGTTCTTCGCATCAGTTCGCCTAGAGATACGACACATTGGGAAGATAAAATCT GCCAAGGGAGATGAAGATATTGGTGTCAAGGTCCGTGTCAGAGTGCAGAAGAGTAAA GTATCCAGGCCCTACAAGCAAGCTGAATTCGAGATCATGTTTGGGGAGGGTGTTAGTAAATTG GGTTGCATTCTTGattgtgctgagctgatggaaGTTGTTGCAAAGAAGGGTTCATGGTATAGTTACAAAGATATAAG ACTGGGTCAAGGTAGAGAAAAGGCACTGCAGTATCTCCGGGAGAATCCAACCGTCTGCGATGAGATAGAAAAG GTAGTCCGAGCCATGATACCAGAAGGAACCAGGCATATGGCCATGCTAGCTTTCGGGCAGTCATCGTCGCAACCTGAGGAGGAAGAAGTATATGATGACTGA